In one window of Borrelia anserina Es DNA:
- a CDS encoding vWA domain-containing protein, whose translation MLTFNEPLYLFVLIILPLIIYFSHFFRHRGGKVRFPISIYGNFGSIKLRDYTLNLLYFITYVFFYLAMTVMILTLAGPSISKKKITYISSGADIVIVLDISPSMGAIEFSSKNRLEFAKELIKYFVWQRENDNIGLVAFAKEASLIVPLTIDRDFFSKKLDDIYIMDLGNGSALGLGISIALSHLKHSEAPKRSVIVLTDGVVNSDEVYKDQVISLAQGVNVKIYSVGIGSSEEFNVGFKLRSGKFYQGILREIYDPSMLFEISSKTGGVFYSVGDDFSFKLAIQDFSKRENVERKVKIAVDNDDVYNEFLLVIFCLLILYFIFSKIFLKEVL comes from the coding sequence ATGTTAACATTCAATGAACCTTTATATTTATTCGTACTTATAATTCTTCCATTAATAATTTATTTTAGCCATTTTTTTAGGCATAGAGGAGGAAAAGTTAGGTTCCCAATATCAATTTACGGGAATTTTGGTTCTATCAAATTAAGAGATTATACATTGAATTTGTTATATTTTATAACTTATGTTTTCTTTTATTTGGCAATGACAGTGATGATCTTGACTTTAGCAGGTCCTTCTATTTCAAAGAAAAAAATAACCTATATTAGTAGTGGAGCTGATATTGTTATTGTGCTAGATATATCTCCTAGCATGGGTGCTATTGAATTTTCATCTAAAAATAGACTTGAATTTGCAAAAGAATTGATTAAGTATTTTGTTTGGCAGAGAGAAAATGATAATATTGGCTTAGTGGCTTTTGCAAAGGAAGCTTCTTTGATAGTTCCACTTACAATTGACAGAGATTTTTTTTCTAAAAAGTTGGATGATATTTACATCATGGATCTTGGGAATGGTTCTGCTTTGGGACTTGGAATTTCCATTGCTCTTTCTCATTTGAAGCATTCTGAAGCGCCTAAGAGATCAGTTATTGTTTTAACAGATGGTGTGGTTAATTCAGATGAAGTTTATAAGGATCAGGTAATAAGTCTTGCTCAAGGAGTTAATGTTAAAATTTACTCTGTTGGAATTGGCAGCAGTGAAGAATTTAATGTTGGGTTTAAGTTGAGATCTGGTAAGTTTTATCAAGGTATTCTAAGGGAGATTTATGATCCTAGTATGCTTTTTGAGATTTCAAGTAAGACAGGGGGGGTTTTTTATTCTGTGGGCGATGATTTTTCGTTTAAACTTGCAATTCAAGATTTTTCTAAGAGGGAAAATGTGGAGAGAAAAGTTAAAATTGCAGTTGATAATGATGATGTTTACAACGAATTTTTATTAGTAATATTTTGTTTATTAATTCTTTATTTTATTTTTTCTAAGATATTCTTAAAAGAAGTGTTATGA
- a CDS encoding vWA domain-containing protein: MSVGNYYAFYLFIILFLVLFIYIYNFRKSLPLFKTLSLMYVNNAYIKNYYIKKILMMLFFVLNLFFLIVAILDISWGQKATEDERSNLRISFVFDISRSMLTFDEGRSVNRLENAKSLISLILNNFENAEYSLTVFKGKSFLVLPFSKDKSSLHKILNYIEPKLISAPGSFLGEGVFSALQGIKDNSYYNFLIVLTDGDEWGENNYYTFSKLVDAFNVTSFVIGIGSNNPFPLVDDNLNVKDKEGNVVKTMLDEDNLRLLTSSLKGSYYNLYLKGTSYVIDEIRNDIMKKSSSDILLIGILRYKLFLAISFLFIVLYVFVKVIKWDETF; encoded by the coding sequence ATGAGTGTAGGCAATTATTATGCTTTTTACTTATTTATAATTTTATTTTTAGTGCTTTTTATATATATCTATAATTTTAGAAAATCTCTTCCACTTTTTAAGACTTTGAGTCTTATGTATGTTAATAATGCTTACATTAAAAATTATTATATAAAAAAAATTCTTATGATGTTATTTTTTGTGTTGAATCTGTTTTTTTTAATTGTTGCTATCTTGGATATTTCTTGGGGGCAAAAAGCTACTGAGGATGAGAGATCTAATCTAAGGATATCTTTTGTTTTTGATATTTCTCGTAGTATGTTAACCTTTGATGAGGGAAGATCGGTTAACAGGCTTGAGAATGCTAAAAGTTTAATTAGCTTGATTTTAAATAATTTTGAGAATGCTGAATATTCGCTTACTGTTTTTAAAGGCAAGTCATTTTTAGTGTTACCGTTTTCTAAGGATAAATCTAGCTTGCATAAGATATTAAATTATATTGAGCCTAAGTTAATAAGTGCTCCTGGTAGCTTTTTGGGTGAGGGCGTGTTTAGTGCCTTGCAGGGAATAAAAGATAATTCTTATTATAATTTCTTGATAGTTTTAACTGATGGAGATGAATGGGGTGAAAATAATTATTATACTTTTTCTAAGTTGGTTGATGCATTTAATGTTACAAGCTTTGTAATTGGAATTGGCAGTAATAATCCATTTCCCTTAGTTGATGATAATTTAAACGTTAAAGATAAAGAAGGCAATGTTGTGAAAACCATGCTTGATGAAGATAATTTACGTCTTCTCACATCCTCTCTTAAGGGTTCTTACTATAATTTGTATTTGAAAGGTACCAGTTATGTTATTGATGAGATAAGGAATGATATAATGAAAAAGAGCTCAAGTGATATTTTGCTTATTGGTATTCTAAGGTATAAGCTTTTTTTAGCTATCTCTTTTTTGTTTATAGTACTATATGTATTTGTTAAGGTCATTAAATGGGACGAAACTTTTTAA
- a CDS encoding tetratricopeptide repeat protein, translating into MGRNFLICLLISFIFAFFLSCSNIKAMSLMAIGNYEYIRGDYQGAISTYYNLVDGKQSAAWAYYNLGIVYYSLGEYESSLRMFSYAKRDNDFFLNFSISYNEGIIYYNQGLYRKAEVAFKEALRINPASYNAKYNLELTIIKKRTIPNDLYNLSVNRSQNFVDNNENFLRYIESLERVLWVMTEEEQTVSLKEDW; encoded by the coding sequence ATGGGACGAAACTTTTTAATTTGTTTGTTAATAAGTTTTATATTTGCATTCTTTTTATCTTGCTCTAATATTAAGGCTATGTCTCTTATGGCTATTGGTAATTATGAGTATATTAGAGGCGATTATCAAGGTGCAATTTCCACTTATTATAATCTTGTGGATGGTAAGCAAAGTGCTGCGTGGGCTTATTATAATCTTGGAATTGTATATTATTCTTTAGGAGAATATGAAAGTTCTCTTCGAATGTTTTCATATGCAAAAAGGGATAATGATTTTTTTTTAAATTTTAGCATAAGCTACAATGAAGGGATAATATACTATAATCAAGGGCTTTATAGGAAAGCAGAGGTGGCATTTAAAGAAGCTTTAAGGATTAATCCTGCAAGTTATAATGCTAAATATAATCTTGAACTTACAATAATTAAGAAAAGAACTATTCCAAATGATTTATATAATTTAAGTGTTAATAGAAGTCAAAATTTTGTTGATAACAACGAGAATTTTTTAAGGTATATTGAAAGTCTTGAGAGGGTTTTATGGGTAATGACGGAAGAAGAACAAACTGTATCCTTAAAGGAGGACTGGTAA
- a CDS encoding BatD family protein — translation MGNDGRRTNCILKGGLVIFLVLFFINFEIYSLSGIDYLVSSKVLQGSKFVHIIKLNLPQDIDEESLKFEINRDISEKARVVSISKVPYEDNVVIEIKIEYDFDEPGFVKIPPLKVAYLNEVYLSSEFEVVVLKEDELQSFGLPVRLYWDFDKEEIYEYQSIGFVLRSNWLVNNNLNSIASSFNAVKDAMIDRTPIFENIRYRTFNGKEILDVPIYNFILTPLRGSKSIVIPSISFNIGENVIRMSSEISLKVKPIPDEVKSLAVGAFKIDYEFPNSAVINQDTFTILIKIIGQGNLPHIRFPEIETYNSKVIYKKKNYNFEPSKDGYRGNISEVYTIKPDNQGNLFLNIGDFTYLDPDDGKVYKLGGKRLKYEYYGEFKKSDDSRKELLSDLNLLSYRDILKHKNKTFLFFVPIYYLILIPGILFSLAIFIKYKKFFIASGCGLVILILTLAVSLNAMNDGSLSEDNINDLIEDYKLSHYEVALNKVDNILKKNPNYSGLWLNRALILSRMDRYFDAIYSAYKAFFTSPSNDTFYKVIDFIESRNGVNDNIRNNSFVLSNSFFIVSLILINILVVIISYKLYAKNLKRIILFLLLSVICFTLFQTYYFYVDQQSEIGIIRGDLVSLYRVPDSFSRSWRFLNGNISVYILNRKDDFVLIQTSHGLQGWVHKNFIASVKDNLI, via the coding sequence ATGGGTAATGACGGAAGAAGAACAAACTGTATCCTTAAAGGAGGACTGGTAATCTTTTTAGTTTTATTTTTTATAAATTTTGAAATTTACTCTTTATCTGGTATTGATTATTTGGTATCTAGTAAGGTGCTTCAGGGTTCTAAATTTGTACATATTATTAAGTTAAATCTACCTCAAGATATTGATGAGGAATCATTGAAGTTTGAAATAAATAGAGATATTAGTGAGAAGGCAAGAGTTGTCTCAATATCTAAGGTACCATATGAAGATAATGTTGTTATAGAAATAAAAATTGAATATGATTTTGATGAACCAGGATTTGTTAAGATTCCTCCATTAAAAGTGGCTTATCTTAATGAAGTTTATTTAAGTTCAGAGTTTGAAGTGGTCGTTTTAAAAGAAGATGAGTTGCAGTCCTTTGGCTTGCCAGTTAGATTATATTGGGATTTTGATAAAGAGGAAATTTACGAATATCAGAGTATTGGGTTTGTTCTGCGTTCCAATTGGCTTGTGAATAATAATTTGAATTCTATCGCCAGTTCTTTTAATGCTGTCAAAGATGCAATGATTGATAGAACTCCTATATTTGAAAATATTAGGTATAGGACTTTTAATGGTAAAGAAATTTTGGATGTACCCATTTATAACTTTATTTTAACTCCTCTTAGAGGCTCAAAGAGTATTGTTATTCCCAGTATTTCTTTTAATATAGGTGAAAATGTTATTCGTATGAGTTCTGAGATTTCTTTAAAAGTTAAACCAATTCCTGATGAGGTAAAATCTTTAGCTGTTGGAGCTTTTAAGATTGACTATGAATTTCCTAATTCAGCTGTAATTAATCAAGATACGTTTACCATTTTAATAAAAATTATAGGGCAAGGAAATCTTCCACATATTCGTTTTCCAGAAATTGAAACTTATAATTCGAAAGTTATTTATAAGAAAAAAAATTATAATTTTGAGCCTTCAAAAGATGGATATAGGGGTAATATATCTGAGGTATATACTATTAAGCCAGATAATCAGGGTAATTTATTCTTAAATATTGGTGATTTTACTTATTTAGATCCTGATGATGGGAAGGTTTATAAACTTGGTGGTAAACGTTTGAAATATGAATATTACGGAGAATTTAAAAAGAGTGATGATTCTCGTAAAGAGTTATTGTCAGATCTTAATTTGCTTTCATATCGTGATATTTTGAAGCATAAGAATAAAACTTTTTTGTTTTTTGTACCTATCTATTACTTAATTTTAATACCAGGAATCTTGTTCTCTTTAGCTATTTTTATTAAGTATAAAAAATTCTTTATTGCATCAGGTTGTGGGTTGGTTATTTTAATATTAACCCTTGCTGTTAGTCTTAATGCCATGAACGATGGTTCTTTATCAGAAGATAACATAAATGACTTGATTGAAGATTATAAATTAAGTCATTATGAAGTTGCTCTTAATAAAGTTGACAATATTCTTAAAAAGAATCCAAATTATTCAGGATTGTGGTTAAATAGAGCTCTCATTTTGAGTAGAATGGATAGATATTTTGATGCAATTTATTCAGCTTATAAAGCATTTTTTACCTCACCAAGTAATGATACCTTTTACAAGGTAATTGATTTTATTGAGTCTAGAAATGGAGTTAATGACAATATTCGGAACAATAGTTTTGTTTTATCTAATAGTTTTTTTATTGTTAGTTTAATTTTAATAAATATTTTAGTAGTAATTATTTCTTATAAACTTTATGCAAAAAATTTAAAGAGAATTATTTTATTTTTGCTTTTATCTGTTATATGCTTTACGCTATTTCAAACATATTACTTTTATGTTGATCAGCAATCTGAAATTGGAATTATTAGAGGTGATCTAGTTTCTCTTTATAGAGTTCCTGATAGTTTTTCAAGAAGCTGGCGATTTTTAAACGGGAATATAAGTGTTTATATACTCAATAGAAAAGATGACTTTGTTCTGATTCAAACAAGTCATGGACTTCAAGGATGGGTTCATAAGAACTTTATTGCATCCGTTAAAGATAATTTAATATAG
- a CDS encoding TraR/DksA family transcriptional regulator, whose amino-acid sequence MQKSSFEHEFIERMRNFLLESKKEILNSIRSVEDSKREIINNDMHLKDIVDIAFDNMDGNNLEALSSVEKKKLHLINQALYRISQNTYGSCLACDKSIARERLEAIPYAFLCINCQTKKEKKSRRSG is encoded by the coding sequence ATGCAGAAAAGTAGTTTTGAGCATGAATTCATTGAAAGGATGCGAAATTTTCTTTTGGAATCAAAAAAAGAAATATTGAACTCTATAAGATCTGTTGAGGATAGTAAGCGAGAGATCATTAATAATGATATGCATCTAAAAGACATAGTTGATATTGCGTTTGACAATATGGATGGTAATAATCTTGAAGCTTTAAGTTCTGTTGAGAAAAAGAAGTTACATTTAATAAATCAGGCTCTTTATCGAATTTCCCAAAATACTTATGGTAGTTGTTTAGCTTGTGATAAAAGTATTGCAAGAGAAAGACTTGAAGCTATTCCTTATGCATTTTTATGTATAAATTGTCAAACTAAAAAGGAGAAAAAAAGCAGACGATCAGGTTAG
- the infA gene encoding translation initiation factor IF-1: MNTKEEAIETEGTVKESLPNTMFRVELKNGHLVLAHLSGKMRKHFIKIVPGDKVKVELSPYDLTKGRIIYREK; this comes from the coding sequence TTGAACACCAAAGAAGAAGCTATTGAAACTGAAGGTACCGTTAAAGAATCTCTCCCTAACACAATGTTTAGAGTAGAACTCAAAAACGGACATTTAGTTCTTGCACATTTATCTGGAAAGATGAGGAAACATTTTATAAAAATAGTTCCTGGAGATAAAGTAAAAGTTGAATTATCACCTTATGATCTTACAAAAGGAAGAATAATATACAGAGAGAAATAA